Within Solea solea chromosome 1, fSolSol10.1, whole genome shotgun sequence, the genomic segment CAGAGCACGTTATTGCTGCAGACGTGTATCTTGTGTTTTTGAGTTCCCTCGTTTAGACGGACTGCTGTGGCTCCTGATTGACTGACTCTCTCTTGGACTATTTAGCTTGACATTCATTTGTTAAAAGTGATGACGACAGCATCTGGAAAAAACAGCTACACACTCACAAGCTgcaccaaaaacacatttgtgttatatttgtgAGAGTTTACTGAGAGATGATTTGTCACCTGTTTACTGTCATGTGACTGTCGCGTCGTTTTCAATACATTTATCAAATTAAGCCCCAACTTTCAAGCAACGATCAACTTCCTGACGTCAGCAGCTTCATCATCTCTACGGCAACATGAGATCGCACTGTGCTGGATTTTTCTGACCGACGAGTCTAAAGCTAGAATGAACGTAACATACATTCCAATAGCAGCATCTTTGGGCCAGATACTTATTCTGTATTTGACCAATGAGGGTTAGAACTGGAATCCTTTTAATAACAGTTCTCCATATCTATCCTTAGTCATTACAACACACACCGAAGCCCAGTGTTTGGTCTTCAGATGGTCACTCACTGTAGCCAAACACCTGCTAACGTCTGCCTTTTGTCTGAAATCGACACAACTGTTGTGTAACGTGATGACGAACACTGTTCAAGCAGCAGTCGCAACTCAGACTGAAGAGTAAGACAGAAAAGTATAACCAGCAGCGTCAGAGCACTGGTGACTTTCCATCGTCTGCTGTGTGACGCACATTTGTTATTAACGGAAATCAAACTCCTCTATAGGCAACGGAATCTTTCATAGTGGGGTTACCTGTGTTGaaagaacccacacacactacATGCTGCTCACTTCTAACCGCCAGCGCCTTCAACCTTCAAGTGACAATTTTGCCTCAAGTACTTTTAAACTTCACACTTTACAGATGTGGACGTGacaaatatcagaaaatgtttcttTCCACAAAGAACGTACAAGTCCAACATTTCCCATGGTTTGCATAAAAGTGAAATAGCAACATCTTAAAGTTCTGTTTGCCAAAAGTGAGTTGTGAGTGTTCAAAATCagaagattgtgtgtgtgtgtgtgtgtgcatcatcaTGAGCATCTGCTACATACACATTTCAGTCGATATCCTGTtaacacacagaaactgcaacAGGACTAAAAACTAACTCAAACATGTGTCCTCAGCATTCTCTATGTAACTCTGTGATTTCCATCAACAGCTCTTTTAGATCGTCACCGTCTGAACACACACTTTGCCGATTTAAGGAGGAAACTCATGTGCTGTCCACAGACCAGCAGCTGTACATCATGCATCTTTACAGCTGAGagaaaatctaaatctaaacaCAGTCACTAGAGGTAACAGCAGTTGCTAATGACATGTCAAAGCAATGCATCAGTGCTAACTGTAGTTTACTATTTGATTTTGTAGAAACTTTTCCACTGAATGAATCGGTGTCTGCTCACTtagaataaaaagagagagagttcaGTTTCATGTGCAAAGTTCCAGCATCTTTATAAATGTTGGAATTCTGGACACAATGTGtaacacagttgtgtgtgtgtgtgtgtgtgatgacacgTGTATTATTGTATGTACGTGTTGATTCATtaaggcattaactggtcaTCACATGACCAAGAtgaagtgatagttcaggtgtttgtaagtgtgtttatgtgagaaccagcctgaggagaaaaacagaaatgattttaCACCATAACAAAAGGCTCAGTCTACAGAATCTTAAGAATATTTATCACACTTTACCATTAAATAaccttttctgacaggaaacgtAGGTTTGTAATGTACTCACTCTTATACACCAAAGTACActgatgaaatgtttaaatttagcttgcagggacacaggagctgctggtctgccaCTGCCTCATTTAGTGACttggatttcaaacaaaaagtcacaaaataacacgtgaACACAACTTCACaaaaaatcactcattttctctacggactttggtgtgggagagtgagaggattACAAAGTCAAACAAACGTCACTTCTAGTGTCGCTTTAATAAAGgggagtcttttgttaagtggctaaaatcagtttttccttgtgagCCTCCATGTTACAAACTGGCTCACACAGCACTGACCACATGTCAGTACACAACCACTCTTTAAAAATACCTGAACTGTCTCTTTAAGGATTTAAGTAGCAAAGTCTACTGGAGCTAGCGTCCTGTGGCTGCGATCATCAAACCTCTAACTGCATGAAAAGTGGATTTATATTGTAATCTTTAAGTGAAAATGTGTCTCCTGACTTCAGATTCACAGATTTAGTCAGCGGCATGTTCAAAAACTACAGGACAAACTTCCATTTAAATCTAATTAAAGTATAAAACAGTTTGTGCAAGAGGAAGTCCCAACATGTAGCCGTGGACATTTATGTTTAATCCTCAAACTACTGAAGGATTCTAAACTGTGGAATATTTTGGGACTAAGTGAAGgtaaagtgtgtgtttacaataaCATGTAAAGTTAGGCCTTCATTACAAAGGTGTTATTGTTTCACATCCCTTTCTTTTGATAGCAGCAACACTTGATTCACTCACACAAATGAGAGAcatttcatttctgttcatttataTATCGTCTGtttgctctgaataacaaaCACTGTAGCTTCAGCGTTGGGAGAACGGCGCACACCTCACAGATTTGCCAATTTGAGAATAgcttatttcacttttaaatgaTACATGTTTAAATGGGGGTGTATCACTTTAAATAGCTTATACTGTGTCTTCTTTTTAAGTCCATAGTccttagtttattttattttcaacaacAGGAAAGTTAGTTGGCCACGGAAAATGTTAGTTTATGTGGTGTTCAgcctttttttctattttaagtGAAGCGATTACGTTCAGCCCGCTGCCTTCACAAATATTTTTGCATTCTATGGTTACATTTTCATTCTTTATAAAGACCTTCTCAAATACGATGGcacttacagtatgtatatgtacatgtacatgtatataaatgcttgacgtgtttttttgtcatttatgatAAGTTTCAAACAGCCTCTCTGATCCTGACACACTGAGGCCATTTCACTTCATATTGCAaattcatttgaatgatttccCTCCAGCCCAGTCAACACCAGGTGTGCTCACTACTGTTGATGAGGTGACTGTGTGGTATGAGCCATTAAGACATGCACTGCCTGTAATGTTAGCTACATATGTCCATGTAATATTACTGGGAAAGTGTGAGTGCCTACTTTGatttttaaatacacagagGATAAATTGCTTAACCAATTTCGTTGTAACATCtgtgacaatgacaataaagacattctgattctgattctctgacactgaaaacatggctgccactgagggcacacacacacacacacacacaacacaagatcTTAGTCAATAACAAAAGTCTATGCTATCTTAAGAATATATCCACTGCTCTATTTCACTGTTAAATAGCCCTTTTACAAGTTCTTCTACCCTTCACTctactgcaccaaagtccatggagaagaTCTGCCTTTTTTGGCTCATGAAGACACATGAAGGAGTTGCTGGTCGACTGCTGGCCTCATtttgtaagtttgtgtcactgaggtaaatctcaACAACGAAATTCAGACACAAAGTCACATAAATAACCTACTTGGTGGCAGCAGTGGGTCAGAAACTCAGTGGGTCCGCTGTGGGGATTGAGCCgcgagtgacacaaacttcagttcagTTTCCCAATTGGCTGTCATGTTGACACCGTGATGAAGCTGGATCTCAGTGCAGAGGGAGCACTTAGACtcacagtcagcactgactcaGTCAGCGCCTCAAGCCCACTTCAAAATAACTtgcactatccctttaaggacaAAAAATCTGGCTGGACTAAAAACTGGTCCTTTGAAAATCACGCCACAATAAACAGACATAAAACAAAGGGCATGTGATGCTCGACAACACCACACAGTTCAAAGTGCGATATGAAAAACAATATACGCTGCAGAAAGTGCCCAAGAACATCAGGTCTTAAAGTTCTTCTGTCTGTGCTCTCACTGTGATCCACATCACTACAGGAAAACAGGTTCATGTGGCAGCGTTTGTGCACTGATGTTTAACACGGCTGACCTGTGAGAGCACAGCTGACCATCTGATGACGACCTGCAGCTTAATCTGATTATGAAACGGAAAATGAACCAAgaattgtgatttttgtttcacATATAAGGATTATTTTGTCACTGTTATGTAATATGCcgataaataaaaatgactgataGGGTAAAATAAGTCATCCTAATTACCATAAAACTGATTGATCCAAACCGTGTGTGTTACGGTCTGCTCACATTGTTGCATTTAAGACAGAAGTGCTAAAATCATGTGTTGTTTGCATCTTCTCTCtgtcaatctgtgtgtgtgtgtgtgtgtgtgtgtgtgtgtgtactcatgAAGCTGGACATGCAcgtcagtatgtgtgtgtgtgtgtgtgtgtgtgttacacctGATTTATACTCCGTCGCTTGACATTTGTGATAATCATTTGttcaaaaaaaactgaacaacaTGTTTCAGTTGTCTCCATAGCAACCACACACACCTCCAGCTGTCTCTCTCAGTCACCAGTTTACATGACATCATCCCGACGCTGTCAGTGTGCGTCTTTGTTTCCATACCGTAGGTTTTGAGAGATTCTGAATGTACTTTTACTGAGAGGACAACGAGAGGTGGTGAAAGAAATCAGGAGAGCAACATGGAAAACAAGGTGTCGTTCGAGAGCCGAGTATAAAATGTctacaatgagacaaaaatatgaCAGTGTCTGTGACACGATGAGATGAAAGTGGCGAGCGACACTTTAAAAAGTCGCTCGACACATTAAACAGATTAAAAAGTGTTGTGCGACGGAGTAGAAATCAGACTTCAGAACGCATGTGTTACATACTGGGTCACTGAAAAGCTTGGTGGAAGCGGGGCAGTGTGGTTGGTGTGCTCAGGTTGGATATGAAGGAGGAGGGGAGCCCCTGAAGTGGACTCTCTGCACCCTCTGGGCCCTCAGACGACTGTGGAGGCAGCTGGACCAGAGGAGCGGACTCTTCGCTGGGTTGATAGGCGATACTCTGCCCCCCGCTGCCTCCTGCCTGGTTGTATGGAGGCCCGTTGAGCGGAAGGAAGTTGAAAAGCTGTGAGAAGTCCATCAGAGAGGAGGACGAGGCCAGAGAGTCTCCTGCTGTGGGTGTTGCCACTGATGTGGACATTTTGGACATGGACACGTCCTCACTGGCCCCCTCCAGCCCGCCTCCAGGAGGCTCCAACTCAAGTTTGGAGGAGGGGATTTGGGGTTCTTGGGCtgcagaggatgaggagggcaTGCTGTTCTGCAGCTCCATCAGGTAGGTCTCCAGTTCTCCCTTTAGATTCTGCTCCCGCTCTTGAGAGGAGACGGTGTATGAGGTTAAGTTGGGGCCCAGCGGGTACTTTAAAGAGAAGGGGTGCGTCGGGGCGGGGAAGGGCTCGGCGTCCAGGACGGGGCCGGCGTACATGTTGAGCTGGTGCGGACGCGGCGTCAACATTCCTGCGAGCTCACCCTTGATGTCCCCAGACGCCAGGTCATAGACAATGGGCTCCAGCGAATCAGCTGGCTCAGTTTTTAccctcagcagctcctggggGTGGCTCTTCTTCATGTGACGCGTCAGGTGGTCCTTCCGACCGAAGCGCTGGGCACAGTACTGACAAAGGAAGTCCTTGCGTCCGGTGTGCACCACCATGTGTCGCCGCACGTCTTTGCGGGTGTAAAATCGGCGCTCGCAGTGCTCGCAGCGATGCTTCTTCTCTTTGGTCCCGCCCGAGGACTTGCCTGCGTGTGTCTTGAGGTGTTCTAGAAGAATCCCGGTGCTGGGAAACGGCTGCAggcaaacttggcaggtgaggTCTCCATTGTTGGCAGCATGGAGGGCGAGGTGGCGTTTGAAGCCCAGCTTGGTGTTGTAGCTCTTGCCACACTCCTGACAGGTGAACGCCTCCTTGTACGGGTCATGAGTGTGTAGGTGATTCTTTAAGTGATCCTTGCGGTGGAACATTTTCTCACAGTATGAACACTTGTGGTTTTTTTCCGGCGAGTGAGTTGCCATATGCCTTGGAACACAGACACAATCTATGAGCAATCATGGAACTTTAcaatacacagaaacacaagagcTGAAATGTAGTCGTCATAAACACAGCACTATGTTagcaaagagacagaaagagaaaagcaACATGCTGTGTGATGCTGTGTGATGCTGCCGTGTGTCAGTACCGTAGCAGCTTGTATTTGGAGACGAAGGCCTTGGTGCAGTCGGGGTGGGAGCAGCGGTACGGTCGTTCTCCTGTGTGAGAATACGAGTGCACCTTCAACTTCTCCAGACTGTTGAAAGCTTTCTGACACTCCTGGCAGGGGAAGTTCTTCTTCGGCTTTCCCTCTGCTCTCCTGCGCCTCCCGGTGGGTGCCGTGAACTTGGTTTTGTCCAAGATGTGGTCACGGTGGCCCTGGGTTCCTGTGGCCATGGCACCTTAAGGCAGACCAGCTACATGGACAGGGGCACTGTGACCAACTAGTACTGATGCAATTATTCTATCCAGTTTTATGAGCTCAACACCACCCGGACTCAGGAGCctgtgagacagagaagagaagNNNNNNNNNNNNNNNNNNNNNNNNNNNNNNNNNNNNNNNNNNNNNNNNNNNNNNNNNNNNNNNNNNNNNNNNNNNNNNNNNNNNNNNNNNNNNNNNNNNNNNNNNNNNNNNNNNNNNNNNNNNNNNNNNNNNNNNNNNNNNNNNNNNNNNNNNNNNNNNNNNNNNNNNNNNNNNNNNNNNNNNNNNNNNNNNNNNNNNNNTCACAAGCCCCTGGAGTTATAGAGGCGGGTTTAACACGTTGCTCCTATAAAACTACATCCAGCACGTTTGTTGACACATTTTCCGCCGCTTTGCGTACGTCATCCAGATCCTGCTCTGATTGGTTGCAGGTCCAAACAATTGCATTTTCATCTAAGTCCACTGGTCACGCCTTATGGAAGTAGAAGGTGACCACACCCTTTCCAGGCCCATAATCTCAAATGGCATCCACACTCACATGTGGTCGGATCTATGACCAAGCGTCGTAACCAAGGACACTTGGTCAGGCTAAAAGAAGCTGGGGTTCAAACTGCCAACCCCAATATGCTGTACCTGCTGCCTTCAGGTGACAGGGAGAACAACGTGAAAGAGGTCGGACAcgatcatcaccatcatcatcatcatcatcatcattcaagCACTGTCTCTGTTGTATCATGTAAATGTATCAAGACATTGAAATCGTGTGGTTCTCATCCTCTGTGCCGAGAACcaacctgagacacagacactcactctcattgaaaacatggctgctaaTAAAAATTGTGCCAGCTTTTAGATTTTATTGGGTGAGCTTTGCGGCTGAaatctgttttgtctttgtgtgtctcgCTGGTGATGATGTTTTAAATGCCAGCGGGCTTCTGTGTCTCAACCCGAGTGTgctcaacaacacacactaaAAACCCGAGCTATCCCTTTAAAGACCACAGATTCTAGCGTAGAATCCGACACAAAACCGACACAAAAAGTTCAGTTTCGTTAAAGAAATGGAATCAAAAACATTGTGATGAGATCAACCAGCTGCACCAGGAGTCACGTGTCTTTAATTAATCATGAACGTCTATGACAGAATCATGTCACCACTACATCGTTCTACTGTCACATGATTATTTACAAAAGAGAAACTCATCTCAAATGTGACTCTCTAATAAAATTGGggttaaataaaatgattgttttaaaaCGTGATGTCATTTCTCTCTAGCTAAAACTAAAGCTTAATCTCGTTTTCTTGAATAATGGATTTACTTGTTTAGgagcattttatttcattaaaatccCCCTGAAAAGATTATCTAAATAGTTGGAGGTTAATTTAATCTGTTAGTTCATTTACAACTgataatattgatttttttttcttttaaaaagaatcTAATCTGAGCAAGTTTgatgttttatacatttatctGCATCACCTTTCTGATGCTTTTGACtttcttttgcttttaaaaactgTTGTTTGAGATAAAGCTTGTGAACtcagtgtcatcttttaaatctcttcttaaaactcatttttataGACTTGCTTTTATGTGGTGccgtcttttttttatctttttatctctttttatcTAGACTGTTAACCAGTGTTTATCCTTTCATCTCACtgctttcttcctttctgtgtatttttattatgtatgtaaaagcacttttactaaattgctgtttttaaaggtgcaatacaaataaagcttaacttacttacttactaaatTAATATGCAaacagttttcattttcttgGGTAATGATATTCATCATGTTCTGTGCAGGCCTTTAAAACTACAACAGACACCCCATGTTTTTTTACGTACATATTAttggttattattgttattttatgaacatgtgtaatgtgtgtgtgtgtatttacagcagcaaaacaaattcTGTTAACGCGAAACAAAGTCAGTCTGAGACATAAGCAGCTTCCACAGGCTGAATAATCTGTCTTGTGAAGTCAAAGTATAATAGTATTAGTCTTGTTGACTCCTGTTAATgatgtgacaaagaaatcattcaaattttaGTTCTTGtccaaaattaaacacattttgaaagaaatattgactgaaataaaagcaacaaaaataGTGCTAGAGAAAGATGTTTGAGCTGCTCAGATTAGATTCAGATGAAAAATCAGTTGTGTGAAAAATGTATCCATCacaattcatttgaaaaactggggtcattttaataattaaatggaATCAAGTGTTGGTGTCTGCACTGATTTCATGCATCCACTTTCTACCACTTTTCGACTAAATGACTATAAATGCCTGCACTGATAAAGGCTGACTgatttacaaaaatgaaaattgtaATGAATAATTTATCTTATTATCATCACTAatacatatttcattttgacattaccaaaacacatttattctatattttatcacttttaaaaaaacaacttttaaacCAAATCTGTACTCACAGATTTTTACACTTAAGTTTTGATTTGAATTCTGACAAgcacacatttgtgttgtgtattatattaataattattattatattgtatgtCCTGTGTTCAAATTGAACTTTATATGTTTGTCACCTCTGTCACAGTTTAGTTTAGTCTGATCTGACCAGAGGCTGCAGATGTGAATCACCTATGAACAATAATCTGGTACAGAGATTCAAATTGgtcacatttatgttttatctGCACAGTGgaattaattaaatacatacattcttTCATTGattaaatacagttttaaaaatttaaattgtttttgttgaaaattttaaagttaaaatgtgaTACCAGTGTTGTCGCTGTTGCTGAAATCGGTATTAGTTCCAGTTCAGAACACATGTAACACAGAACAACAGCATCGTACTGTAAATACAGTGAAATCACGGCTGAAACAGCTTCAGACCAGATATTCAAACCATGATAAGCAGGAGGACAACAGAGCTTCAGAGGAACttcaataaaacaatcattCTGCCTGTAGAAAATGAACTGTCTCATgtgactgagaccattaacaACTCAGTGTGAAACAGTCCATGACGCACTCAGCGCCAATTTTTGCCATCTTTTAATAACTGCTatcaaactattattttttaaatcatctatGTATTATTACAAGTTTAAACATTtgtgttctcagaaacttgacaaATGCTACAAAGTCGTTTTTTTCATACTATttgacaaaggttttttttggctgaCCTGTTTGATGTATGTAATGTCAGCTTTATACGtcactttcatttaaaatatataagaGCACtgcagtgtcacacacaaactcgGTTTGAATAGAGACAATAGtataatttgttattattaaacttACATTTTTATCAGATGGAGAGGTTAAAAAATTGGagaaacaatcaaaacaatcaGCATCAGATATGGGCCGTGCATGAGCTGCACTGATTCTGCCAGCTCCCACTGCCCACAAAGTTCCAAATCCATCTTCTAAGGTTATTCCATGCACCCAGCATGTCATGTGTTTGACCTGATGCCCTCAGGTTGGCACCACAGGTCAACTGAAAGCCCACACTACATAATACCGATTACTCCATTCTGTGAACAACATTATTACTTACTACTTGTTGTACGTGCAGGATCTCCAGTATCCTGTCTCATTACATCACTCTCTATGTTTTTATCCTGTTATAAATGTGAGAGCGTGAACGGTCACACAAATGGGCAGCACTTGCAATTCCACTGTTTGCCACATAATAACACTTTTCTTGGATCAACAACCATAGAAAATCCCACATCAGTCAACCTCCAGTCCACAGTCACACCACAACAGCCAGGACAGgtacaggacacacacacacacacacacagacacacacaccgtgtAATGAGCAATTCCTTTAACGTGCACAGTGCAACCTGCCTCACACTCAATAACATAAACTGTGACTTAGTGTGTGcgtttgctgcaaaggcaaacaCCGCAGTCTCATTACTTTGCGTCAACTTCTACCTCCATGTTGCTACTTTATTTACGCAGCAGTGTCTTGTTTGTTTGGGAGTCACTGTACGACACTGGGATCAATAAGTGATcgataacacaacacaacacaacacaacaacacaacaacagcagcagcagcagcagcagcagcagcagcctgtggaGGAGCAGTGAAAGAGCATGACAGCATGTCACTATGTTACTAGTTTTTGTGAGAGATGCTGGGATCGATAAGGACGTGGTGACACCGTGTGTATGAGGTGTGCAGCCCGTGACGCGCcgaacaaatgaaaacatcaaatatcCTGACAAAATAAACGCACATAAATGACATGTTGTGTGAGCATGTGAGCCGCCGCGGTGCTGTCGCTGACCACCgcactgctgctgttattatattcaaacaaataaactaaGTGTGGAGGCTGCGTTCAACTTCACTCAACTTTGCTGCACTCCGCCGATCCGCGGGCTCTTTAGTGTTCGTGGACATTCGCCGTGACACTAATATTACCAGTgacataatttatttttatttttttccttcaataCATGCACCTCCCTTGGTTTTCTCTGTAGTCCCAAACTGGGTACTGATTAACACAAACTTTTTTCCCCAGCTCACCCCTCTCTCATAATTTAAATAACCCCGATATTTTAATTCAAGAACTGTGTAACCG encodes:
- the plag1 gene encoding zinc finger protein PLAG1, whose amino-acid sequence is MATGTQGHRDHILDKTKFTAPTGRRRRAEGKPKKNFPCQECQKAFNSLEKLKVHSYSHTGERPYRCSHPDCTKAFVSKYKLLRHMATHSPEKNHKCSYCEKMFHRKDHLKNHLHTHDPYKEAFTCQECGKSYNTKLGFKRHLALHAANNGDLTCQVCLQPFPSTGILLEHLKTHAGKSSGGTKEKKHRCEHCERRFYTRKDVRRHMVVHTGRKDFLCQYCAQRFGRKDHLTRHMKKSHPQELLRVKTEPADSLEPIVYDLASGDIKGELAGMLTPRPHQLNMYAGPVLDAEPFPAPTHPFSLKYPLGPNLTSYTVSSQEREQNLKGELETYLMELQNSMPSSSSAAQEPQIPSSKLELEPPGGGLEGASEDVSMSKMSTSVATPTAGDSLASSSSLMDFSQLFNFLPLNGPPYNQAGGSGGQSIAYQPSEESAPLVQLPPQSSEGPEGAESPLQGLPSSFISNLSTPTTLPRFHQAFQ